Proteins from one Rosa chinensis cultivar Old Blush chromosome 7, RchiOBHm-V2, whole genome shotgun sequence genomic window:
- the LOC112177134 gene encoding mitogen-activated protein kinase kinase kinase 3, with protein sequence MIGDHFEFDREIVRRVLNCNQITNVASMLSFKGSPYWMAPEVAAIFKIGNSKGMPDIPDYLSHDAKNFVRLCLQWNPSERATASQLLDHPSIREQMTTRSSNKLWC encoded by the exons ATGATTGGCGACCATTTTGAATTTGACAGAGAGATAGTAAGGCGAGTGCTAAATTGTAATCAA ATTACAAATGTTGCTTCAATGTTGTCATTCAAAGGAAGTCCTTATTGGATGGCCCCCGAG GTGGCTGCAATATTTAAGATCGGAAATAGCAAAGGTATGCCAGATATTCCTGATTATCTTTCCCATGATGCAAAGAATTTTGTGAGGCTGTGCTTGCAATGGAACCCATCTGAGCGTGCTACTGCTTCTCAACTGCTAGACCACCCTTCCATTAGAGAGCAAATGACAACAAGAAGTTCGAACAAGTTATG GTGTTGA
- the LOC112177129 gene encoding isoflavone reductase homolog — MANAKSNLKVLVVGGTGYIGRRIVSASLAQGYPTYVLQRPATEIGLDIEKLQMLLSFKKQGAHLVEGSFSDIQSLVDAVKQVDVVICTMSGVHFRSHNLFLQLKLVEAIKQAGNVKRFLPSEFGLDPARMGHALEPGRVSFDEKMVVRKAIEDANIPFTYVCGASFAGYFAGNLSQMGTLVPPKDRVLIYGDGNTKVSFMDEDDIGSYTIKTIDDPRTLNKTLYLLPPENLLTQRQLVDIWENLVGKKLEKIYLSKEDLLASMKGMDYAGQVGVGHFYHIFYEGSLTNFEIGEEGEEASKLYPEVKYTRMDEYLKIYA; from the exons ATGGCAAATGCAAAGAGCAACCTTAAGGTTCTTGTGGTAGGTGGTACTGGATATATTGGGAGAAGGATTGTTAGTGCAAGCCTAGCACAAGGCTACCCGACTTATGTCCTTCAAAGGCCGGCAACGGAGATTGGCCTCGATATTGAGAAACTACAAATGCTCTTGTCGTTTAAGAAGCAAGGGGCTCATCTCGTGGAGGGTTCGTTTTCTGATATCCAAAGCCTCGTCGATGCCGTGAAACAAGTTGACGTTGTCATTTGCACCATGTCGGGGGTGCATTTCCGGAGTCACAACCTTTTTTTGCAGCTCAAGCTTGTTGAAGCCATTAAACAAGCTGGAAATGTTAAG CGCTTCTTGCCATCAGAGTTCGGTTTGGACCCGGCGCGTATGGGACATGCACTTGAACCAGGAAGAGTATCATTTGATGAGAAAATGGTGGTGAGAAAGGCAATAGAAGACGCTAACATCCCCTTCACTTATGTGTGTGGTGCTAGCTTCGCCGGTTATTTTGCGGGCAACCTCTCTCAGATGGGAACACTTGTTCCTCCGAAGGACAGAGTCCTTATTTATGGAGATGGCAACACTAAAG TATCTTTCATGGACGAAGATGACATCGGAAGCTATACAATCAAGACAATAGATGATCCGCGAACTTTGAACAAAACATTGTATCTTCTTCCGCCCGAAAACCTACTCACTCAAAGACAATTGGTGGACATTTGGGAAAATCTTGTTGGAAAGAAACTAGAGAAAATTTATCTTTCTAAAGAAGACCTCCTTGCCTCTATGAAAG GTATGGACTATGCAGGCCAGGTCGGGGTGGGGCATTTCTATCACATTTTCTATGAAGGCTCTTTGACAAACTTCGAAATAGGGGAGGAAGGAGAAGAAGCTTCAAAGCTTTATCCAGAAGTGAAATACACCCGCATGGATGAATACTTGAAAATTTATGCATAA